A single genomic interval of Chryseobacterium paludis harbors:
- a CDS encoding DEAD/DEAH box helicase, which translates to MELESIYQKLQIQDMNQMQKSTYKTTENNTDVVLLSPTGSGKTLAFLFPVLRNLKKEASGIQALILVPARELALQIEQVFKAMGTDFKVSVCYGGHDKKIEVNNLIEAPAVLIGTPGRVAYHLRNKNFTAKTIQTLVLDEFDKALELGFHDDMEYIINSQVALSQRILTSATAMDQIPDFTGLKNEKVIDFLKLAEVKPDIQLRKVMTISEEKLDTLFNLICKIGNKRTLIFCNHREAVDRISDLLYEKGIDRETFHGGMEQDERERALLKFRNDSARILITTDLASRGLDVPEVESIVHYQLPSQEDAFIHRNGRTARMNAKGFAYLIMTAEEKFPFIKSDTPEESVSGYDKVPEKTPFQTIYISAGKKDKVNKVDIVGYLIKKGELQKEDIGLIEVKDTTSYVAVSRKMVNALLKKLANEKLKGKKIKMEVAY; encoded by the coding sequence ATGGAATTAGAATCAATTTATCAAAAGCTGCAGATTCAGGATATGAATCAGATGCAGAAATCTACTTATAAAACTACTGAAAACAATACTGATGTTGTCCTACTGTCTCCTACCGGATCAGGAAAGACTTTAGCCTTTTTGTTCCCTGTTCTTCGTAATCTTAAAAAAGAGGCTTCAGGAATTCAGGCATTGATTTTAGTTCCAGCACGAGAATTAGCTTTACAGATCGAACAGGTTTTCAAGGCGATGGGAACTGATTTTAAAGTTTCTGTCTGCTATGGAGGTCACGATAAAAAAATTGAAGTAAATAATCTAATTGAAGCTCCAGCCGTGTTAATAGGAACTCCAGGGAGGGTTGCCTACCACCTTAGAAATAAAAATTTCACTGCTAAAACGATCCAGACATTGGTTCTGGACGAATTTGATAAAGCATTGGAATTAGGCTTTCATGATGACATGGAATATATTATTAATTCACAAGTAGCCCTTTCCCAGCGTATTTTAACTTCAGCCACAGCAATGGATCAAATTCCTGATTTTACTGGTTTAAAAAATGAAAAGGTTATTGATTTTTTAAAATTAGCTGAAGTAAAACCTGATATTCAATTAAGAAAAGTAATGACTATTTCTGAGGAAAAACTGGATACTCTTTTTAATCTGATCTGTAAGATAGGAAACAAAAGAACGTTGATCTTCTGTAACCACCGTGAAGCCGTAGACCGTATTTCAGATCTTTTATATGAAAAAGGAATTGACAGAGAGACATTTCATGGCGGAATGGAACAGGATGAAAGAGAACGCGCTTTGTTAAAGTTCAGAAATGACTCTGCAAGGATCCTGATCACTACAGATTTGGCTTCCCGTGGATTGGATGTTCCTGAAGTAGAATCTATTGTTCATTATCAGCTTCCTTCACAAGAAGATGCTTTCATCCATAGAAATGGGCGTACTGCCAGAATGAATGCTAAAGGTTTCGCTTATTTGATTATGACTGCGGAAGAAAAGTTCCCCTTCATTAAAAGCGATACCCCTGAAGAAAGTGTTTCCGGATACGACAAAGTTCCTGAAAAAACACCTTTTCAAACCATCTACATCAGTGCTGGAAAGAAAGATAAGGTAAACAAAGTGGATATTGTAGGTTACCTGATCAAAAAAGGTGAATTACAAAAAGAAGATATTGGCCTGATCGAAGTAAAAGATACCACTTCTTACGTTGCTGTTTCAAGGAAAATGGTCAATGCTTTATTAAAAAAACTGGCCAACGAGAAACTGAAGGGCAAAAAAATAAAAATGGAGGTGGCTTATTAA
- the rpsA gene encoding 30S ribosomal protein S1 — translation MSKETNSAEVLLNQNVAPEQFDWDSFESGLDADARKEKSDLEEIYNGSLNSLNDNDVLVGRVVRLTDKEAIVDINFKSEGVISLNEFRYNQGLQVGDEVEVMVDRREDKTGQLQLSHRKARTLKAWDRVNELHETGEIVNGFVKSRTKGGMIVDVHGIEAFLPGSQIDVKPIKDYDQFVGKTMEFKVVKINPEFKNVVVSHKALIEADIEGQKKEIIAQLEKGQVLEGTVKNITSYGVFIDLGGVDGLIHITDLSWSRVNHPSEILEDGQTVKVVILDFDDEKTRIQLGMKQLEAHPWDALSADMKVGDKVKGKVVVLADYGAFVEIAPGVEGLIHVSEMSWSTHLRSAGDFVKVGDEVEAEVLTLDREDRKISLGMKQLSKDPWENIEAKYPVGSQHVGTVRNFTNFGVFVELEEGIDGLIYISDLSWTKKIKHPSEFCAVGDKLDVIVLELDIQARRLSLGHKQLTENPWDKFETKYAEGTVHAGKAVEVHDKGASVQFEDAEVEAFCPSRLLEKEDGSKIKKGEDAQFKVIEFNKEFKRVVVSHTGIFRDEEKKNVKESSNRSNTSSSSSSNEERSTLGDIDALAELKRKMEEGK, via the coding sequence ATGTCAAAAGAGACAAATTCAGCAGAGGTTTTATTAAACCAAAACGTAGCACCAGAACAATTTGATTGGGATTCTTTCGAATCAGGTCTTGATGCAGATGCGAGAAAAGAAAAAAGTGATTTAGAAGAAATCTACAACGGATCTCTAAACAGCCTAAACGATAACGACGTTTTAGTGGGTAGAGTTGTAAGATTAACTGATAAAGAAGCTATCGTAGACATCAACTTCAAATCTGAAGGTGTTATTTCTCTTAACGAATTCCGTTACAACCAAGGCCTACAAGTAGGTGATGAGGTAGAAGTAATGGTTGACAGAAGAGAAGACAAAACTGGACAATTACAATTATCTCACAGAAAAGCTAGAACGCTTAAAGCTTGGGATAGAGTAAACGAACTTCACGAAACTGGAGAAATCGTTAACGGTTTTGTGAAATCAAGAACTAAAGGAGGTATGATCGTTGACGTACACGGAATCGAAGCATTCTTACCAGGTTCTCAAATTGATGTTAAGCCAATTAAAGACTACGATCAGTTCGTAGGTAAAACTATGGAGTTCAAAGTTGTGAAAATCAACCCTGAGTTCAAAAACGTAGTAGTATCTCACAAAGCATTGATCGAAGCAGATATCGAAGGTCAGAAAAAAGAAATCATCGCTCAGCTTGAAAAAGGTCAGGTTCTTGAAGGTACTGTTAAGAATATTACTTCTTATGGTGTATTCATTGACTTAGGTGGTGTAGATGGATTAATTCACATTACAGATCTTTCTTGGTCTAGAGTGAACCACCCATCTGAAATCTTAGAAGATGGACAAACTGTAAAAGTTGTTATCCTTGATTTTGATGACGAGAAAACAAGAATCCAATTAGGTATGAAGCAATTAGAAGCTCATCCTTGGGATGCTCTTTCTGCTGATATGAAAGTTGGTGATAAAGTAAAAGGAAAAGTAGTAGTTCTTGCTGACTATGGTGCATTCGTAGAAATCGCTCCAGGTGTAGAAGGATTAATTCACGTTTCTGAAATGTCTTGGTCTACTCACTTAAGATCTGCAGGTGATTTCGTGAAAGTAGGTGATGAAGTTGAAGCTGAAGTACTTACTTTAGATAGAGAAGACAGAAAAATCTCTTTAGGTATGAAACAATTATCTAAAGATCCTTGGGAAAATATCGAAGCTAAGTATCCGGTAGGATCTCAGCATGTAGGAACTGTAAGAAACTTCACTAACTTTGGTGTATTCGTAGAGCTAGAAGAAGGTATCGACGGTTTAATCTACATTTCTGATCTTTCTTGGACTAAGAAAATCAAGCATCCATCTGAATTCTGCGCTGTAGGAGACAAATTAGATGTTATTGTATTAGAATTAGATATCCAAGCTAGAAGATTATCTTTAGGTCACAAACAATTGACTGAAAACCCTTGGGATAAATTCGAAACTAAATATGCTGAAGGAACTGTACACGCTGGTAAGGCTGTAGAAGTACACGATAAAGGTGCTTCTGTACAATTCGAAGATGCTGAGGTTGAAGCATTCTGTCCTTCAAGATTATTAGAGAAAGAAGATGGATCTAAAATCAAAAAAGGTGAAGACGCTCAATTTAAAGTGATCGAATTCAACAAAGAATTCAAGAGAGTAGTAGTATCTCATACAGGGATCTTCAGAGACGAAGAAAAGAAAAATGTAAAAGAATCTAGCAATAGATCTAATACATCTTCTTCATCATCTTCTAACGAAGAAAGATCAACACTTGGAGATATTGATGCATTAGCAGAATTGAAAAGAAAAATGGAAGAAGGTAAATAA
- a CDS encoding T9SS-dependent M36 family metallopeptidase: MKKITLPILFAVFAVFQSSSLFSQDNERLIKDYISQNKIREYKKSDLTNFSIDVKDHSESMNADVIKIQQVFNDIPVYGSLGSVLLKNGQIILFNDNFEKDYQRADSSSPQISKEKAFAFAAKGTSIEDASKIKLLNFSDADTKDMLFAKSRLVYAKKDQELILCYEFVFPEKKSANYWNVLINASTGEIVEKNNLNVSCNFTDHPYEHSHENNSIVFPLANDSHKQVSANLFLSPDNASYNIFPFPIEAPTFGARSVVSNPWILASSPEGWHSDGTTHYTTTRGNNVFAYQDLNDDDDSSVGVTVDGGASRNFNFPYDPNAHALNNKDAAITNLFYANNMVHDVFYKFGLKENTRNFQKNNFGLGGVANDFVNAEAQDGAATPVTPTVSNYNNANFATPPDGSSGRMQMYLWINNAQKLFYTAPASAVTRTPASFIAQFGQQITGVPVTGTVKLSPVLDACTALPAGSLTGFIGLAERGTCDFNVKVENMQNAGATGAIIYNAVSSAAPGNMGGANPNVFILSELIDNAEGEYIKSQLANNTPVNVSMSYNVKQDGSFDNGVMIHEYGHGISNRLTGDGYSCLNAMPFTGNLTYSKEQMGEGWSDFFALMLTNKPGDNASVARGIGTYVSGQAITGAGIRPAKYSPDFLINDFTYGDTNGMEFNNGSAIVPDVHSIGFVWATMLWDLNWQYVAKYGYSSDVTANTTNGSSRVLQLITDALKIQACDPTFIDGRNAILAAEQATTGGEDKCMIWKVFAKRGLGVNANAGVKTNINDQVQDFTTPPECPLLATDEVKSVKNNTISIYPNPAKNEFYINFPSETMGKFSIEIYDMSGKLISSEDKISPDAKKAISTDKMINGTYMVKVKGLGFDAVSKVIVKK, from the coding sequence ATGAAAAAGATAACTCTACCTATTTTATTTGCTGTATTCGCAGTATTTCAATCTTCCAGTTTATTTTCTCAGGATAATGAAAGACTTATCAAAGATTATATTTCACAAAATAAGATCAGAGAATATAAAAAGTCAGATTTAACGAACTTCAGTATTGATGTTAAAGATCATTCTGAAAGTATGAATGCGGATGTTATTAAGATACAACAAGTATTTAATGATATTCCGGTATATGGATCTCTTGGATCTGTATTGTTGAAGAACGGGCAAATTATTCTTTTTAATGATAACTTTGAAAAAGATTATCAAAGAGCAGATTCTTCTTCACCTCAAATTTCTAAAGAAAAAGCCTTTGCATTTGCAGCTAAAGGAACAAGTATCGAGGACGCCAGTAAAATAAAGCTTTTAAACTTTTCTGATGCCGATACGAAAGATATGCTATTTGCAAAATCAAGATTAGTATATGCTAAAAAAGATCAGGAACTTATACTCTGTTATGAATTTGTATTTCCTGAAAAGAAATCAGCAAATTATTGGAATGTATTAATAAATGCATCTACAGGAGAAATTGTAGAAAAGAACAACTTAAATGTAAGCTGTAATTTTACAGATCATCCTTACGAACATTCGCATGAAAATAATTCAATAGTATTTCCTTTAGCTAATGATAGCCATAAACAGGTTAGTGCAAATCTTTTCCTTTCTCCGGATAATGCGTCTTATAACATATTTCCATTTCCTATAGAGGCACCAACATTTGGTGCAAGATCTGTGGTTTCAAATCCATGGATTTTAGCTTCTTCGCCAGAAGGATGGCATTCGGATGGTACTACCCATTATACAACTACCAGAGGTAATAACGTTTTTGCGTATCAGGATCTAAATGATGATGATGATTCTTCTGTTGGAGTAACAGTAGATGGTGGTGCAAGCAGAAATTTCAATTTTCCGTATGACCCAAATGCACATGCATTAAATAATAAGGATGCTGCAATCACCAATTTGTTTTATGCAAATAACATGGTCCATGATGTATTTTATAAATTTGGTCTTAAGGAGAATACAAGAAATTTTCAAAAAAATAATTTTGGATTAGGTGGGGTAGCAAACGATTTTGTAAATGCTGAAGCTCAGGATGGAGCAGCAACACCTGTTACACCTACGGTTTCTAACTATAATAATGCAAATTTTGCAACACCACCAGATGGAAGTAGCGGAAGAATGCAGATGTATTTATGGATTAATAATGCTCAAAAACTATTTTATACTGCTCCTGCTTCTGCTGTTACAAGAACACCTGCTTCTTTTATTGCCCAATTTGGACAACAAATAACTGGGGTGCCTGTAACAGGGACGGTAAAATTATCACCTGTTTTAGATGCCTGTACAGCTCTTCCTGCCGGATCTTTGACTGGATTCATAGGTTTAGCTGAAAGAGGAACCTGTGATTTCAATGTTAAAGTTGAAAACATGCAAAATGCAGGTGCGACTGGAGCTATTATCTATAATGCGGTGAGCTCCGCAGCACCAGGTAATATGGGAGGAGCTAATCCTAATGTTTTTATTCTTTCTGAATTAATTGATAATGCAGAAGGTGAATATATTAAATCTCAATTAGCAAATAATACACCTGTGAATGTTTCAATGAGTTACAATGTGAAACAGGATGGAAGCTTTGATAATGGAGTGATGATCCATGAATATGGACATGGAATCTCCAATCGATTAACTGGAGATGGATATAGCTGCTTAAATGCGATGCCATTTACTGGAAATTTAACGTATTCTAAAGAACAGATGGGTGAGGGCTGGTCGGATTTCTTTGCTTTAATGTTAACAAATAAGCCAGGAGATAACGCATCTGTAGCCAGAGGTATTGGTACATATGTTTCTGGACAGGCTATTACTGGAGCTGGTATCAGGCCAGCAAAATACTCTCCTGATTTCTTAATCAATGATTTCACCTATGGTGATACCAACGGGATGGAATTTAATAACGGTTCTGCTATTGTTCCTGATGTACATTCAATAGGATTTGTATGGGCAACAATGCTTTGGGATCTTAATTGGCAGTATGTTGCTAAATATGGATATTCTTCTGATGTAACTGCGAATACAACTAACGGAAGTTCAAGAGTATTACAGCTTATTACCGATGCATTAAAAATTCAGGCATGTGATCCAACGTTTATCGATGGAAGAAATGCTATACTAGCGGCAGAACAAGCAACTACAGGAGGAGAAGATAAATGTATGATCTGGAAAGTTTTTGCTAAAAGAGGTCTTGGAGTTAATGCAAATGCAGGAGTTAAGACCAATATCAATGACCAGGTTCAGGATTTTACTACGCCTCCAGAATGTCCTTTATTAGCGACTGATGAGGTGAAATCTGTGAAAAACAACACAATTTCTATTTATCCAAATCCTGCTAAGAATGAATTCTATATCAATTTCCCAAGCGAAACAATGGGTAAATTCAGTATTGAGATTTATGATATGTCAGGGAAATTAATTTCTTCTGAAGATAAAATTTCTCCGGATGCCAAAAAAGCAATTTCAACAGATAAAATGATCAACGGAACTTATATGGTAAAAGTAAAAGGCTTAGGCTTTGATGCAGTATCTAAAGTAATCGTTAAAAAATAA
- a CDS encoding T9SS-dependent M36 family metallopeptidase, which yields MKKIRLPLMVAAFAVIPSLQLFSQENTQLIKDYISQNKIREYKKSDLTNFIIDNIDTSRSLNGDVVKFQQTYNGIPVYSSVGTALIKDNKIVYYTDNFVKNYTQSSSSSAQITKSAALEKIAGELGNPEISSFSIQGFFEKSPNNVKTAKQRLVYANDVNGDLRLAYEYIVREPKSSNYWNILIDAHNGGIIEKNNLTLSCNFKPDSYASDALDINSINQWVGPENNTQQNFVLVADPASYNIFATPLEAPTFGSRSVVSNPWILTSSPEGWHSDGTTHYTNTRGNNVYAYEDTAHTNTPGFSPDGGASRNFNFPFNLNGTPANNQSAAITNLFYISNRVHDVFYKFGFTESAKNFQQNNFGLGGLDDDSVFAEAQDGGGTNNANFSSPPDNYNPVMQMYLWSATNRLFFYNAPGTAVPRQPAVGVAQYGSVLNAAGVTGNVQLSSVLDGCTALPAGSLTGKIGLVERGTCSFVVKTKNLQTAGATAAIIYNGAANGDIIGNMSGTDATVTIPSVLITNTEGEYIKGQLSAAATVNVTLKNDPATTVIPDGSFDNGIVTHEYGHGISNRLTGTGYGCLSSSADKEQMGEGWSDFFALMLTNKPGDNALVPRGMATYAAGEPTNGEGIRPAKYSPDFSINDFTYGDTNGMEYTNQNGIIVPDVHSIGFVWATMLWDLHWQYVAKYGYSSDVTANATNGSSRVLQLVTNALKLQACNPTFIDGRNAILAAEQATTAGEDKCMIWRVFAKRGLGVGAQAGSMTNINDQVESFIVPDECPLLATDEVKSVKNNTISIYPNPAKNEFYINFPSKTMGKFSVEIYDMSGKLISSEDKISPEAKKAISTDRMINGTYMVKVKGLGFDAVSKVIVKK from the coding sequence ATGAAAAAAATAAGACTACCTCTTATGGTCGCTGCATTTGCAGTTATTCCATCATTACAGTTATTTTCGCAAGAGAATACACAACTTATCAAAGATTATATTTCTCAAAATAAGATCAGGGAGTATAAAAAATCTGATCTTACCAATTTTATTATTGATAATATAGATACTTCAAGATCATTAAATGGGGATGTTGTTAAGTTTCAACAAACTTACAATGGAATTCCTGTATATAGTTCTGTAGGAACAGCACTTATCAAGGATAATAAGATTGTTTATTATACTGATAATTTTGTAAAAAACTACACTCAGTCTTCTTCCAGCTCTGCTCAAATCACAAAGTCTGCTGCTCTTGAAAAAATAGCTGGTGAACTTGGAAATCCTGAGATCTCTTCATTTTCTATTCAAGGTTTTTTTGAGAAAAGCCCAAATAATGTAAAGACAGCAAAACAACGATTGGTATATGCCAATGATGTAAATGGAGATTTACGTTTGGCTTATGAATATATTGTAAGAGAACCGAAATCCTCAAATTACTGGAATATTTTAATAGATGCTCATAACGGAGGTATTATTGAAAAGAATAATTTAACATTATCTTGTAATTTTAAACCCGATTCTTATGCCTCCGATGCATTAGATATTAATAGTATTAATCAATGGGTTGGTCCTGAGAATAATACTCAGCAAAATTTTGTTTTAGTGGCTGATCCTGCCAGTTATAATATATTTGCAACACCACTGGAAGCTCCTACCTTCGGATCAAGATCAGTGGTATCCAATCCTTGGATTTTAACTTCTTCACCAGAAGGATGGCATTCGGATGGTACAACACATTATACCAACACCAGAGGTAATAATGTGTACGCATATGAAGATACTGCTCACACAAATACACCAGGATTTTCTCCTGATGGAGGAGCATCAAGAAATTTCAACTTCCCATTTAATTTAAATGGTACTCCAGCTAATAATCAAAGTGCAGCTATTACTAATTTATTCTACATTAGTAACAGAGTGCATGACGTCTTCTATAAATTTGGATTTACCGAATCTGCAAAAAATTTCCAACAAAATAATTTTGGACTAGGTGGATTGGATGATGATTCTGTTTTTGCAGAAGCTCAAGATGGTGGAGGTACCAATAATGCCAATTTTTCAAGCCCGCCGGATAATTATAATCCAGTGATGCAGATGTATCTTTGGTCAGCCACCAACAGACTTTTCTTTTATAATGCTCCAGGGACTGCAGTGCCTCGTCAACCAGCTGTGGGAGTTGCTCAATATGGTTCTGTATTAAATGCTGCCGGAGTTACTGGAAATGTACAATTATCATCTGTATTGGATGGATGTACTGCATTACCAGCAGGTTCGCTTACAGGGAAAATAGGTTTAGTTGAGCGTGGAACCTGTTCTTTTGTAGTTAAAACGAAGAATTTGCAAACTGCAGGAGCAACAGCTGCTATTATTTATAATGGAGCAGCAAATGGAGATATTATAGGAAATATGTCCGGAACTGATGCTACTGTTACTATTCCATCAGTATTAATTACAAATACAGAGGGAGAATACATTAAGGGCCAGCTTTCTGCTGCGGCAACTGTAAATGTAACTTTGAAAAATGATCCGGCAACAACTGTAATTCCAGATGGTAGCTTTGATAATGGAATTGTAACCCATGAATATGGTCACGGAATTTCTAACCGATTAACGGGTACCGGATATGGATGCTTGAGTTCTTCGGCAGATAAAGAACAGATGGGAGAAGGTTGGTCCGATTTCTTTGCTTTAATGTTAACAAATAAACCAGGAGATAATGCCTTAGTACCAAGAGGAATGGCAACATATGCTGCAGGAGAACCTACAAACGGAGAAGGGATACGTCCTGCAAAATATTCTCCTGATTTCTCCATCAATGACTTTACGTATGGAGATACTAATGGTATGGAATATACTAATCAAAATGGGATTATTGTTCCTGATGTACATTCGATAGGATTTGTATGGGCAACAATGCTTTGGGATCTTCACTGGCAATATGTTGCTAAATATGGTTACTCGTCAGATGTTACAGCAAATGCTACCAACGGTAGTTCCAGAGTATTACAGTTAGTTACCAATGCTCTAAAACTTCAGGCATGTAATCCAACGTTTATCGATGGAAGAAATGCAATATTGGCGGCGGAACAAGCTACTACAGCAGGAGAAGATAAATGTATGATCTGGAGAGTCTTTGCAAAAAGAGGTCTTGGAGTAGGTGCACAAGCGGGATCTATGACTAATATCAATGATCAGGTGGAAAGCTTTATTGTTCCTGACGAATGTCCTTTACTGGCGACTGATGAGGTGAAATCTGTAAAAAACAACACGATTTCTATCTATCCTAATCCTGCTAAAAATGAATTCTATATCAATTTCCCAAGCAAAACAATGGGTAAATTCAGTGTTGAGATTTATGATATGTCAGGGAAATTAATTTCTTCTGAGGATAAAATTTCTCCGGAAGCTAAGAAAGCAATTTCAACCGACAGAATGATCAATGGAACTTATATGGTAAAAGTAAAAGGCCTTGGCTTTGATGCTGTTTCTAAAGTGATCGTTAAAAAATAG
- a CDS encoding EamA family transporter has translation MKKKNLLKGVLFVGIGASVYGMLATFVKMSYQEGYTTSEVTTSQFMLGLIGLLMLNFIQTVTSKSKLPSPTRKEVKMLLVAGTSLGCTSLFYYIAVQYINVSIAIVLLMQSVWFSVVVESFLTKKFPNARKVIATIIVLLGTVLATNLINVDIELDWHGVFWGLMAASSYTLTMFTSNTLATHLPVLRKSMIMLTGGSIVVLAFLFFAQIGPLYFDGLRSVYLNFTENTQHIHSFDYSIFWTYGFILAVFGTIIPPILFNMGFPNTGLGLGSIISSLELPVSVTMAYVLLGEKVILVQWAGIALILFAIVLMNLPAKKELKVAEQLS, from the coding sequence ATGAAGAAGAAAAATTTATTGAAAGGAGTGTTATTTGTCGGTATTGGAGCAAGTGTATACGGTATGTTGGCCACATTTGTTAAAATGTCTTATCAGGAAGGATACACTACATCTGAGGTTACTACATCTCAGTTTATGTTAGGATTGATCGGGCTTTTAATGCTCAATTTCATCCAGACTGTCACCTCAAAATCAAAATTACCATCGCCTACCCGTAAAGAGGTTAAAATGCTTTTGGTAGCGGGTACATCTTTAGGTTGTACAAGTTTATTTTACTATATCGCAGTTCAGTATATCAATGTTTCAATAGCCATTGTATTACTTATGCAGTCTGTATGGTTCAGTGTTGTTGTAGAAAGTTTTTTGACCAAAAAATTTCCTAATGCAAGAAAAGTAATAGCTACAATCATTGTTCTATTGGGAACCGTATTAGCAACCAATCTTATCAATGTCGATATAGAGCTAGACTGGCATGGTGTCTTTTGGGGATTAATGGCAGCCTCATCATATACATTAACGATGTTTACATCAAATACGCTGGCGACCCATTTACCTGTTCTCAGAAAAAGTATGATTATGCTTACGGGAGGTTCTATTGTGGTTCTGGCATTTTTATTCTTTGCTCAGATTGGGCCACTTTATTTTGATGGATTAAGATCAGTTTATTTAAACTTCACTGAAAACACGCAACATATCCATTCATTTGACTATTCTATATTTTGGACCTACGGATTTATTCTTGCCGTGTTTGGAACTATTATTCCACCTATTTTATTTAATATGGGATTTCCGAATACAGGATTGGGATTGGGAAGTATTATTTCTTCATTAGAGCTTCCGGTATCCGTAACCATGGCTTATGTTTTATTGGGTGAAAAAGTAATTTTGGTTCAGTGGGCAGGAATTGCACTCATTCTTTTTGCTATTGTCTTGATGAATTTACCAGCCAAAAAGGAATTGAAAGTGGCTGAACAATTATCTTAA
- a CDS encoding alpha/beta fold hydrolase: MMYFKNVITLMLFLIAPTLVFSQLKPLDGMLTNYQYPYEVHFVDLNSQNQNLKMAYMDVQPKNPNGKIIMLLHGKNFNGAYWEQTAKDLSDKGFRIIIPDQIGFGKSSKPKSYQFSFAQLAVNTKAILDGLKINKLIVLGHSMGGMVATRFTLMYPEVVEKLILENPIGLEDYKVLAKYQTIDAAYQSELKNTYQSYKDYQLKFYYDNHWKPEYDKWLDLLAGWTLSKDYPSVAWNAALTTDIVFNQPVVYEFKNIKVPTLLIIGTRDRTAIGKDRAPKEVQAKMGQYQELGKKTQAEILGSKLVELENVGHLPHIEVYPKFFDALYNFIK, encoded by the coding sequence ATGATGTATTTTAAAAATGTAATCACGCTTATGCTGTTTTTGATAGCACCAACTTTAGTATTTTCCCAGTTGAAGCCCTTGGATGGAATGCTTACTAATTATCAGTATCCCTATGAAGTTCATTTTGTTGATTTGAATTCTCAGAATCAGAATTTGAAAATGGCTTATATGGATGTACAGCCAAAAAATCCCAATGGAAAGATCATTATGCTTCTTCATGGGAAAAATTTTAATGGAGCTTATTGGGAACAGACTGCAAAAGATCTTTCAGATAAAGGGTTTAGAATAATTATTCCTGACCAGATCGGATTTGGAAAATCTTCAAAGCCCAAAAGTTATCAGTTTTCTTTTGCACAGCTCGCTGTCAATACAAAGGCTATTTTGGATGGACTTAAGATTAATAAACTAATTGTTCTGGGGCATTCTATGGGTGGAATGGTTGCAACGAGATTTACACTGATGTATCCTGAAGTAGTAGAGAAGTTAATTCTTGAAAATCCTATAGGTCTTGAGGATTATAAAGTTTTGGCAAAATATCAGACAATCGATGCAGCTTACCAGTCTGAATTGAAAAATACTTATCAAAGCTATAAAGACTATCAGTTGAAGTTTTATTACGATAACCACTGGAAACCTGAATATGATAAATGGCTGGATCTGTTAGCAGGCTGGACATTAAGTAAAGATTATCCTTCAGTCGCATGGAATGCAGCATTAACCACCGATATTGTATTCAACCAACCCGTAGTATATGAATTTAAAAATATTAAAGTTCCCACACTATTAATTATAGGAACAAGAGATCGAACGGCAATAGGAAAGGACAGAGCTCCCAAAGAAGTTCAGGCAAAAATGGGACAGTATCAGGAATTAGGAAAGAAAACACAGGCTGAAATTTTGGGATCAAAATTGGTTGAATTAGAAAATGTTGGACACCTTCCTCATATTGAAGTGTATCCAAAGTTTTTTGATGCTTTGTATAACTTTATTAAATGA
- the rplS gene encoding 50S ribosomal protein L19 — MDLLKYVQEKYIAKKEFPEFKAGDTITVYYEIKEGQKTRTQFFKGTVIQLRGTGSTKTFTIRKMSGDVGVERVFPINMPALQKIEVDRKGRVRRSRIYYFRDLRGKKARIKDAAYKKK, encoded by the coding sequence ATGGATTTATTAAAGTACGTACAAGAGAAGTACATTGCAAAAAAAGAATTCCCGGAATTCAAAGCAGGTGATACAATTACAGTGTATTACGAAATTAAAGAAGGACAAAAAACAAGAACTCAGTTCTTCAAAGGAACAGTTATCCAATTAAGAGGTACAGGTTCTACAAAAACTTTCACAATCAGAAAAATGAGTGGTGATGTAGGTGTAGAAAGAGTATTTCCTATCAATATGCCAGCTCTTCAAAAAATTGAAGTTGACAGAAAAGGTAGAGTTAGAAGATCTAGAATTTATTACTTCAGAGATCTTAGAGGTAAGAAAGCTAGAATCAAAGACGCTGCTTACAAAAAGAAATAA